One Nonomuraea angiospora DNA segment encodes these proteins:
- a CDS encoding maleylpyruvate isomerase family mycothiol-dependent enzyme, translated as MTVLLALQAELASATGRLLATAASLSDADLAAPSLLPGWTRGHVLAHVAQNADSHLNLLTWAKTGVKIPQYASYEARTAAIEAAAAHPAARHLADLQEGAARLVTAVRDLPQERWSARVAGMRPPEHPAWYLLVRRLREIGLHHVDLAAGYGPADWPEPFVLRELHDCRACWPHARSTVSEIVLKNPSGEIAARWPGLGSGPAVEGAPADMLAWLTGRSSGQGVTLVPVGQSFTPEGAGLPEPPPWLTMPAPADLPTTPPKDYP; from the coding sequence ATGACCGTCCTACTCGCGCTGCAGGCCGAACTGGCCTCAGCCACCGGCCGGCTGCTGGCCACGGCCGCGTCCCTGTCCGACGCCGATCTCGCCGCGCCCTCCCTCCTGCCCGGCTGGACCAGGGGACACGTGCTCGCCCACGTCGCGCAGAACGCCGACTCCCACCTCAACCTCCTGACCTGGGCCAAGACCGGCGTCAAAATCCCACAGTACGCCTCCTACGAGGCCAGGACCGCCGCGATAGAGGCCGCCGCGGCCCATCCCGCCGCCCGGCACCTGGCCGATCTGCAGGAGGGCGCCGCCCGCCTGGTCACCGCCGTCCGCGACCTGCCGCAGGAGCGCTGGTCCGCCCGGGTGGCGGGCATGCGCCCGCCCGAGCACCCCGCCTGGTACCTCCTGGTACGCCGCCTGCGCGAGATCGGCCTCCACCACGTGGACCTGGCCGCCGGGTACGGCCCCGCGGACTGGCCCGAACCGTTCGTCCTGCGCGAACTCCACGACTGCCGCGCCTGCTGGCCGCACGCCCGCAGCACGGTGAGCGAGATCGTGCTCAAGAATCCGTCGGGCGAGATCGCCGCCAGATGGCCCGGCCTCGGCTCCGGTCCCGCGGTCGAGGGCGCCCCGGCCGACATGCTGGCCTGGCTGACCGGCCGGTCGAGTGGTCAGGGCGTTACGCTGGTGCCAGTGGGGCAGTCGTTCACGCCCGAGGGCGCGGGCCTTCCGGAGCCGCCGCCGTGGCTGACGATGCCGGCCCCCGCTGATCTGCCCACGACACCCCCGAAGGACTACCCATGA
- a CDS encoding MBL fold metallo-hydrolase encodes MTYTGDVQVGGPADVRELPALTIYKLAVGPFDNNAYLLRCTETGDGLLIDAAADADRLLALISDGPVRSIVTTHQHGDHWQALEQVTKVTGAQVIAHPLDAPALPVPVDRTVEHGDTITVGAVPLEVIHLRGHTPGSIALLYDGGEAGHHLFTGDSLFPGGVGNTQKDPQRFTQLYNDVVERIFDRLPDETWVYPGHGKDTTLGTERPSLPEWKARGW; translated from the coding sequence ATGACCTACACAGGTGACGTCCAGGTCGGCGGTCCCGCCGACGTGCGCGAGCTGCCCGCGCTCACGATCTACAAGCTCGCCGTCGGCCCGTTCGACAACAACGCGTACCTGCTGCGCTGCACGGAGACCGGCGACGGGCTGCTGATCGACGCGGCCGCCGACGCAGACCGGCTGCTCGCCCTGATCTCCGACGGGCCGGTTCGCTCGATCGTCACGACCCACCAGCACGGCGACCACTGGCAGGCGCTGGAGCAGGTGACCAAGGTCACCGGCGCCCAGGTGATCGCCCACCCGCTCGACGCGCCCGCCCTGCCCGTGCCGGTGGACCGCACGGTCGAGCACGGCGACACGATCACCGTCGGCGCCGTCCCGCTGGAGGTCATCCACCTGCGCGGCCACACGCCGGGCTCGATCGCCCTGCTGTACGACGGCGGCGAGGCGGGGCACCACCTGTTCACGGGCGACTCGCTGTTCCCCGGCGGCGTCGGCAACACGCAGAAGGACCCGCAGCGCTTCACCCAGCTCTACAACGACGTGGTGGAACGCATCTTCGACCGCCTCCCCGACGAGACCTGGGTCTACCCGGGCCACGGCAAGGACACCACCCTCGGCACCGAACGCCCGTCCCTCCCGGAGTGGAAGGCCCGCGGCTGGTGA
- the pssA gene encoding CDP-diacylglycerol--serine O-phosphatidyltransferase, protein MTAADAGSWQADEEEPRGPVGKAFRLSAADSLSLGNAVCGFLAVCVLAYSAIQQLKVAGGHFAPAPSYFATAIVLLLIGATCDLFDGLVARRFRASAMGAELDNLADVISFGFAPAFMVVIWGGFTDQVPFPMVVGAAAAVLVAGVVRLARFACVKTKSGDFMGLPIPMGAMTVISIVLLFQPSFWSLLAVLAVAWLMVSRIEYPKPKGQLLAGVLGWIMVNVAFLTFWVAWPEGGDMPIKIGASMQIALVAAIPLRVLVYKREQRREAERINN, encoded by the coding sequence TTGACCGCGGCTGACGCCGGCAGCTGGCAGGCGGATGAGGAAGAACCTCGGGGTCCCGTCGGCAAGGCGTTCCGCCTGTCGGCCGCGGACTCCCTCTCGCTGGGCAATGCGGTCTGCGGGTTCCTCGCGGTGTGTGTTCTGGCGTACTCCGCGATCCAGCAGCTGAAGGTCGCCGGCGGTCATTTCGCGCCCGCTCCCAGCTATTTCGCCACCGCCATCGTGCTGCTGCTCATCGGCGCGACGTGCGACCTGTTCGACGGCCTCGTCGCGCGGCGCTTCCGCGCCTCCGCGATGGGCGCCGAGCTCGACAACCTGGCCGACGTCATCAGCTTCGGGTTCGCGCCCGCGTTCATGGTCGTGATCTGGGGCGGGTTCACCGACCAGGTGCCGTTCCCGATGGTGGTCGGGGCGGCCGCGGCCGTGCTGGTGGCCGGCGTCGTACGCCTGGCCAGGTTCGCCTGCGTCAAGACCAAGAGCGGCGACTTCATGGGCCTGCCCATCCCCATGGGGGCCATGACGGTGATCTCCATCGTGCTGCTGTTCCAGCCGAGCTTCTGGTCCCTGCTGGCGGTGCTCGCCGTGGCGTGGCTGATGGTCAGCCGGATCGAGTACCCGAAGCCGAAGGGCCAGCTCCTGGCGGGGGTTCTGGGCTGGATCATGGTGAACGTGGCGTTCCTGACCTTCTGGGTGGCCTGGCCCGAGGGCGGCGACATGCCGATCAAGATCGGCGCGAGCATGCAGATCGCGCTCGTGGCGGCGATCCCTCTGCGGGTGCTGGTCTACAAGCGGGAGCAGCGCCGCGAAGCCGAACGTATTAACAACTGA
- a CDS encoding phosphatidylserine decarboxylase — translation MSDDSAKSSRVRLARGVSPWLLPTVAAAAATALLTRRDRRWALAAVPLSALTGGMLWFFRDPDRTPGEGRILSPADGVVQSIDPWPDGRTRVAIFMSPLNVHVNRAPLAGNVTSVQHVAGGFLPAFNKDSDQNERVVWHFETALGDIEMVQIAGAVARRIVPYVSGGAKVAQAERIGLIRFGSRVDIYLPEGISPAVSVGEKTVAGVTRIDRG, via the coding sequence GTGTCAGACGATTCTGCCAAGTCGAGCCGCGTCAGGCTCGCACGCGGGGTCTCCCCGTGGCTCCTCCCGACGGTGGCCGCGGCGGCCGCCACCGCGCTGCTGACGCGCCGAGACCGGCGCTGGGCGCTCGCGGCGGTGCCGCTGAGCGCTCTCACCGGCGGCATGCTCTGGTTCTTCCGCGACCCTGACCGCACTCCCGGCGAGGGACGCATCCTGTCGCCGGCGGACGGCGTGGTGCAGAGCATCGACCCCTGGCCGGACGGCCGCACCCGGGTCGCGATCTTCATGAGCCCGCTGAACGTACACGTCAATCGGGCCCCTCTTGCGGGAAATGTCACCTCCGTGCAGCATGTGGCAGGTGGGTTCCTGCCGGCGTTCAACAAGGACAGCGACCAGAACGAACGCGTGGTGTGGCATTTCGAGACCGCGCTGGGCGACATCGAGATGGTGCAGATCGCGGGCGCGGTGGCGCGCAGGATCGTGCCGTACGTGAGCGGTGGCGCGAAGGTGGCGCAGGCCGAGCGGATCGGGCTCATCAGGTTCGGCTCGCGCGTCGACATCTACCTGCCCGAAGGGATCTCTCCCGCGGTGTCCGTGGGTGAGAAGACGGTTGCGGGGGTGACCAGAATTGACCGCGGCTGA
- a CDS encoding TerC family protein — protein sequence MTVPVWAWIAVIGGLLVVLAIDLWIVDRGEAREFSMRQAGYWVTFYVALAIVFGVLLWATVGGDKAGEFFAGYITEYSLSVDNLFIFFIIMSRFAVPREYQHKVLLVGILLALVMRGIFIALGAAALERFSWLFYVFGAFLVYTAINLIRQHLKGEEEEFNENVVLRWVRRAFPTTDGYVGSKVTVKIDGRRMVTPMLIVMVAIGSTDLLFALDSIPAIFGLTKDPFIVFTANAFALMGLRQLYFLLGGLLQRLVYISYGLAFILGFIGVKLILEALHASHVSWAPEIPIWVSLSVIGATMVITTVASLIKARIDARKGEEPHPEQV from the coding sequence GTGACTGTACCCGTGTGGGCCTGGATCGCCGTGATCGGCGGTCTCCTTGTCGTCCTCGCCATTGACTTGTGGATAGTCGACCGTGGAGAAGCCCGAGAGTTCTCCATGCGGCAGGCCGGATACTGGGTGACCTTCTATGTCGCCCTCGCCATTGTGTTCGGGGTGCTCCTGTGGGCCACGGTCGGTGGAGACAAGGCCGGTGAGTTCTTCGCCGGCTACATCACCGAATACAGCTTGAGCGTCGACAACCTGTTCATCTTCTTCATCATCATGAGCAGATTCGCCGTGCCACGCGAATACCAGCACAAGGTGCTGCTCGTGGGCATCCTGCTCGCGCTGGTGATGCGCGGTATCTTCATCGCGCTCGGGGCCGCCGCCCTGGAGCGCTTCAGCTGGCTCTTCTACGTGTTCGGCGCCTTCCTCGTCTACACCGCGATCAACCTCATCCGCCAGCACCTCAAGGGCGAGGAAGAGGAGTTCAACGAGAACGTCGTGCTGAGGTGGGTGCGCAGGGCCTTCCCCACCACCGACGGGTACGTCGGCTCCAAGGTCACCGTCAAGATCGACGGCAGGCGCATGGTGACCCCGATGCTCATCGTGATGGTCGCGATCGGAAGCACCGACCTGCTCTTCGCGCTCGACTCGATTCCGGCGATCTTCGGGCTCACCAAGGACCCGTTCATCGTCTTCACGGCCAACGCGTTCGCCCTGATGGGACTGCGTCAGCTCTACTTCCTGCTGGGCGGGCTGCTGCAGCGACTGGTCTACATCAGCTATGGTTTGGCGTTCATCCTGGGGTTCATCGGGGTTAAGCTGATATTGGAGGCGTTGCACGCCAGCCATGTCTCCTGGGCGCCCGAAATTCCCATCTGGGTGTCGCTCTCGGTCATCGGCGCCACCATGGTCATCACCACCGTGGCCAGCCTGATCAAGGCCCGCATCGACGCGCGCAAGGGCGAGGAACCGCACCCGGAGCAGGTCTAG
- a CDS encoding glycosyltransferase family 4 protein — protein sequence MRVAFVLGTTSGGTGRHVRMLVEGLVRRGHQVAVIGPRSVEEQFSYGRAGARFAEVAVSDRPHPANDLRTALAIGRLTRDADVVHAHGLRAGALAALGKRGKSRLVVTLHNALTAAGFVGLVYGVLERIVARRADHVLVVSPDLGAGMARLGARDVRAAVVPAPGLRPAERTPRQVRNELGAGDRPVLLTVARLAQQKGLETLLDVAAGPWPSGQPLFVVAGDGPLRGELQSRIQAESLPVVLLGNRDDVPDLLGAAVALVMPSRWEGQPLTLREALMSGTPAIASDVGGIPEILGDAGILVPSGDVEALRRAVQALVVPGAAETLAAAAVRRGREMPGEDDAVESVLAVYGGQDPKDD from the coding sequence TTGCGGGTGGCTTTCGTGCTGGGCACCACGTCCGGCGGCACCGGACGGCATGTCCGGATGCTGGTCGAAGGGCTGGTGCGGCGCGGGCACCAGGTGGCCGTCATCGGGCCGCGCAGCGTCGAGGAGCAGTTCTCCTACGGCCGTGCCGGCGCGCGGTTCGCGGAGGTGGCCGTCTCTGACCGGCCGCACCCCGCGAACGACCTGCGCACCGCGCTCGCCATCGGGCGGCTGACCCGGGACGCCGACGTCGTCCACGCCCACGGGCTGCGGGCCGGGGCACTGGCCGCCCTCGGGAAGCGGGGCAAGTCCCGGCTGGTGGTCACCCTGCACAACGCGCTGACCGCCGCAGGGTTCGTCGGGCTCGTCTACGGCGTCCTGGAGCGCATCGTGGCGAGGCGGGCCGATCACGTGCTCGTCGTCTCACCGGACCTCGGCGCGGGCATGGCCCGGCTCGGGGCCCGCGACGTGCGGGCCGCCGTGGTGCCCGCGCCCGGGCTCCGGCCGGCGGAGCGCACACCGCGGCAGGTCAGGAACGAGCTGGGCGCGGGCGACCGGCCGGTGCTGCTGACGGTCGCCCGGCTGGCCCAGCAGAAGGGGCTCGAGACGCTGCTCGACGTCGCCGCCGGGCCGTGGCCGTCCGGGCAGCCGTTGTTCGTGGTCGCGGGGGACGGGCCGCTGCGCGGGGAGCTGCAGAGCAGGATCCAGGCCGAGAGCCTGCCCGTGGTGCTGCTGGGCAACCGGGACGACGTGCCCGACCTGCTCGGGGCCGCCGTCGCGCTGGTGATGCCGAGCCGGTGGGAGGGGCAGCCGCTGACCCTCCGCGAGGCGCTCATGTCGGGAACGCCGGCAATCGCCTCTGATGTGGGTGGGATTCCAGAAATTTTGGGAGATGCCGGGATCTTGGTCCCGTCCGGCGACGTCGAGGCGCTGCGCCGGGCCGTACAGGCGCTTGTAGTGCCTGGAGCTGCGGAAACGCTGGCCGCGGCGGCTGTGCGGCGGGGGCGGGAGATGCCCGGGGAGGACGACGCCGTCGAGAGCGTGCTGGCCGTTTACGGTGGTCAAGATCCAAAGGATGATTAG
- the murJ gene encoding murein biosynthesis integral membrane protein MurJ, protein MAVVTARGVAGGAMLIGAITVLARVAGFAKQYAFAQTVGTNCLSTAYMTANQIPNIVFEVVVGGALAGMVVPVLAARASDDDRETGERVGRISSALLTWVVVVLVPLAVLTALFAGPVIGLFFGSPIEGCDMGVVTAVASRMLVVFAPQIPLYGVAVVLYGVLQAHKRFAGPAVAPLVSSIVVIVAYLLFVPLSGGDSNPEPLLGPAELALSLGTSLGVLSLVLAVIGPTARLGLRWRPTLRFPDGVAGQVRRLAFAGIAGLLAQQAAMIVVLVLSNNAIGTGAIVVYNYAWAIYLVPYAVLAVPIATSAFPRLSARAGEPRAFAELAARTTRAVVLVSGLAAGVLAAASGPGAVVFLGFKTVVSPVELARAIALFAPGLVGYGLIAHLSRVLYAAGRSRAVATGTVTAWVVAAVAQVIFALVLPAGWKIGGLALGMSVGMSVGGALLLGSVVRDRGSAAVAGLPRAAAAAAGGGFLGYLAGAGVVELVGASGIWPNVGVTVLAAVVALVVGAVVVALVDRADADAVAGLLRRSGRG, encoded by the coding sequence GTGGCAGTGGTGACGGCGCGCGGGGTCGCGGGCGGCGCCATGCTCATCGGGGCCATCACGGTGCTGGCCCGCGTCGCCGGGTTCGCCAAGCAGTACGCCTTCGCCCAGACGGTGGGGACCAACTGCCTCTCGACCGCTTACATGACGGCCAACCAGATCCCCAACATCGTGTTCGAGGTGGTCGTCGGCGGGGCCCTGGCCGGGATGGTCGTCCCGGTGCTCGCCGCCCGCGCCTCGGACGACGACCGGGAGACCGGCGAGCGGGTGGGCCGGATCAGCTCGGCGCTGCTGACGTGGGTGGTCGTGGTGCTCGTCCCGCTGGCCGTGCTCACCGCGCTGTTCGCCGGGCCGGTCATCGGGCTGTTCTTCGGCTCCCCCATCGAGGGGTGCGACATGGGCGTGGTGACGGCGGTCGCCAGCCGGATGCTGGTCGTCTTCGCGCCCCAGATCCCTCTTTACGGCGTCGCCGTCGTGCTCTACGGCGTGCTGCAGGCGCACAAGCGCTTCGCCGGGCCCGCGGTCGCGCCCCTCGTGTCCAGCATCGTGGTCATCGTGGCCTACCTGCTGTTCGTGCCGCTCAGCGGCGGTGACAGCAACCCGGAGCCACTGTTGGGCCCGGCCGAGCTGGCGCTGTCGCTGGGGACCAGCCTGGGGGTGCTGTCCCTGGTGCTGGCCGTGATCGGGCCCACGGCCCGGCTGGGGCTGAGATGGCGGCCCACCCTGCGCTTCCCCGACGGGGTGGCCGGGCAGGTGCGCCGGCTCGCCTTCGCCGGGATCGCCGGGCTCCTCGCCCAGCAGGCCGCCATGATCGTGGTGCTGGTGCTGTCGAACAACGCGATCGGCACCGGCGCCATCGTCGTCTACAACTACGCGTGGGCGATCTACCTGGTGCCGTACGCGGTGCTGGCCGTGCCCATCGCCACCAGCGCCTTCCCCCGGCTGTCCGCGCGGGCCGGCGAGCCGCGGGCGTTCGCCGAGCTGGCGGCGCGCACCACGCGGGCCGTGGTGCTGGTGTCCGGGCTGGCCGCCGGGGTGCTGGCCGCCGCCTCGGGGCCGGGCGCCGTGGTGTTCCTCGGGTTCAAGACCGTCGTGTCCCCGGTGGAGCTGGCCCGCGCCATCGCGCTGTTCGCGCCTGGCCTGGTCGGATATGGGCTCATCGCTCACCTGAGCCGGGTGCTCTACGCGGCCGGCCGCAGCCGGGCGGTCGCCACGGGGACCGTGACGGCGTGGGTGGTGGCGGCGGTCGCGCAGGTGATCTTCGCGCTGGTCCTGCCGGCGGGGTGGAAGATCGGCGGCTTGGCGCTCGGCATGAGCGTCGGCATGAGCGTGGGCGGGGCGCTGCTGCTCGGTTCCGTGGTCCGCGACCGGGGGAGCGCGGCGGTGGCGGGCCTGCCCCGGGCGGCGGCCGCGGCGGCCGGGGGCGGGTTCCTGGGTTACCTGGCCGGGGCCGGTGTGGTGGAGCTGGTCGGGGCGAGCGGCATCTGGCCCAACGTGGGGGTCACGGTCCTGGCCGCCGTCGTCGCGCTGGTGGTGGGGGCCGTGGTCGTGGCCCTGGTCGATCGGGCGGACGCCGATGCCGTGGCCGGGCTGCTGCGCAGGAGCGGGCGGGGTTAA